A genomic window from Sulfurospirillum multivorans DSM 12446 includes:
- a CDS encoding AAA family ATPase, producing the protein MILSKLHLENFKRYTSFDIEFGEGLIGIIGKNGSGKSTLFEAILFALYGELKNRKYKEVIRNASASDKDAVLVELDFEFEGIAYKVIREFRGKALNANAKLYKNGELTTSGAREVTVAITKLTKMSKEAFLHTLFASQKELTSLSTLKNEDRKKMIRKLLGLEKIDFVENELIEKSRELKRDIAASAEFLLGEEELKSKTALIKETTAIKQAFEKEVKSKSTELETTKKQELHVKQELELFVKTKEQKQKLISELSLIKNSITSNLATQTKLTEELKNLEIKAKELKGLSTVKKEYESLSTKLKEQENLKNIQIKKEGLEKEQTQLRAQYTKAKADIAILEEQTKPYETLLGQKKENEALHVKLKTELAGKQTEQKQLQNELSAEQRIVLDTQQKIAKIQSLGRESNCPTCTRQLLDEYDNVIASLNDIVQKTQTQKIDKTKEKLDILTKQIEQLEKEKEQTQKALHVNETALSLIASKQKDLASAKEHFTKVSEQGKRNKDELDTLSKHVYDEALHVSLQKSFLELKPKYEAVLSLEAELKREQGVREDLALTVKSAEALHVKAKEKELEVSKTLYDEPKHTAKQSEYDELQKQKEKQYSVISELKEKIAKHEGEIKTLQNALENNDIQLKKVQSKKDDLQDYEKIKLSLSEFKTKLNSKIAPRISQIASQMYATITKGKYQYIEVNNDFDFFIYDEGKCYPIERFSGGEIDLANLVLRIAISKTLSELNGASSVGFLAFDEVFGSQDENRRMEILEAFHTIKEQYRQIFLISHEMEIKEMFERVVEL; encoded by the coding sequence ATGATACTCTCTAAACTTCACCTTGAAAACTTCAAACGCTACACCTCTTTTGATATAGAGTTTGGCGAGGGGCTTATCGGCATCATCGGTAAAAATGGCAGTGGCAAATCGACCCTTTTTGAAGCGATACTCTTTGCCTTGTATGGCGAGCTGAAAAATAGAAAATACAAAGAAGTCATACGAAACGCTAGTGCGAGTGACAAAGATGCTGTTTTGGTTGAGCTTGATTTTGAGTTTGAAGGCATAGCGTACAAAGTCATTCGTGAGTTTCGTGGAAAAGCGCTAAATGCCAATGCTAAACTGTATAAAAATGGTGAGCTGACTACCAGTGGGGCGAGAGAAGTCACCGTGGCTATCACGAAGCTAACGAAGATGAGCAAAGAGGCATTTTTGCATACACTTTTCGCTTCTCAAAAAGAACTTACCAGCCTCAGCACGCTTAAAAATGAAGATCGAAAAAAGATGATACGCAAGCTTCTTGGGCTTGAAAAGATAGACTTTGTGGAAAATGAACTTATCGAAAAAAGCAGGGAACTCAAACGAGACATCGCAGCAAGTGCCGAGTTTTTATTAGGAGAGGAAGAACTCAAAAGTAAAACAGCGTTGATAAAAGAAACTACCGCCATAAAACAAGCGTTTGAAAAAGAAGTCAAAAGCAAATCCACGGAACTAGAAACCACCAAAAAACAAGAGTTACATGTAAAGCAAGAACTGGAACTTTTTGTCAAAACAAAAGAGCAGAAACAAAAGCTCATCAGCGAACTCTCACTCATCAAAAACTCTATAACTTCAAACCTAGCTACGCAAACCAAACTCACCGAAGAGCTCAAAAACTTAGAAATAAAAGCCAAAGAACTTAAAGGTTTAAGTACCGTTAAAAAAGAGTACGAATCTTTGTCAACAAAACTCAAAGAGCAAGAAAATCTCAAAAACATACAGATCAAAAAAGAGGGCTTAGAAAAAGAGCAAACCCAGTTACGTGCCCAGTACACCAAAGCCAAAGCCGACATCGCAATTTTGGAAGAGCAAACTAAACCGTATGAGACACTTTTAGGGCAAAAGAAAGAAAATGAAGCTTTACATGTAAAGCTAAAAACCGAACTTGCAGGGAAGCAAACAGAGCAAAAGCAACTCCAAAATGAACTCTCAGCCGAACAGCGAATTGTCTTAGACACGCAACAAAAGATAGCCAAGATACAAAGTCTAGGTCGAGAATCAAACTGTCCTACCTGTACAAGACAACTCCTTGACGAATACGACAATGTCATCGCATCCCTAAACGACATCGTGCAAAAGACGCAAACTCAAAAGATAGACAAAACCAAAGAAAAGCTTGACATCCTCACCAAACAGATAGAACAACTCGAAAAAGAAAAAGAGCAAACCCAAAAAGCCTTACATGTAAACGAGACGGCGCTAAGTTTGATAGCAAGCAAGCAAAAAGATTTGGCAAGTGCTAAAGAGCATTTTACAAAGGTCAGTGAACAAGGCAAACGCAACAAAGATGAACTTGACACACTCTCAAAACACGTTTACGATGAAGCCTTACATGTAAGCCTACAAAAAAGCTTTTTGGAGCTAAAACCAAAGTACGAAGCTGTCTTAAGTCTTGAAGCAGAACTCAAACGAGAGCAGGGCGTGAGGGAGGATCTCGCACTTACAGTAAAAAGTGCAGAAGCTTTACATGTAAAGGCAAAAGAGAAAGAACTGGAAGTTTCAAAAACACTGTACGATGAGCCAAAACACACCGCAAAACAAAGCGAGTACGACGAACTTCAAAAGCAAAAAGAGAAACAATACAGCGTTATCTCAGAGCTGAAAGAAAAGATAGCCAAACATGAAGGCGAGATAAAAACCTTGCAAAATGCTCTTGAAAATAACGACATACAGCTTAAAAAAGTACAGAGTAAAAAAGACGATTTGCAAGACTATGAGAAAATCAAACTAAGCCTTAGTGAGTTTAAAACAAAACTCAACTCAAAAATAGCACCACGCATCTCACAGATCGCCTCCCAAATGTACGCCACCATCACCAAAGGCAAATACCAATACATCGAAGTGAACAACGACTTTGACTTTTTCATCTACGATGAGGGCAAATGCTACCCCATAGAACGCTTCAGCGGAGGTGAGATAGACCTTGCCAACTTAGTGCTTCGCATCGCCATCTCCAAAACACTGAGTGAACTGAACGGTGCCAGTAGTGTGGGATTTTTAGCCTTCGATGAAGTCTTCGGAAGTCAAGATGAAAACCGAAGAATGGAAATCTTAGAAGCGTTTCATACCATAAAAGAACAGTACAGACAGATATTTTTGATAAGCCATGAGATGGAGATAAAAGAGATGTTTGAGAGAGTTGTAGAGTTGTAA
- a CDS encoding TrlF family AAA-like ATPase — MRDFNRGSEWRKWDLHFHTQSSYDYKDKSQTNEQIIEKLIENNISVVAITDHHIIDIARIKDLSRLADGRITILPGIEFLSETRGNEPIHFIGIFQEQSKCKLDYIWGQLENNTAIKHIKGENKEENEVYCDLEETVKLIHKLGGIVSIHAGGKHSSIENITHCLPHAAAQKTDIAHAIDIYELGKESDQDGYKKVVFPSIKKVIPMIICSDNHDIKNYTLKQNCWIKAEPTFEGLKQIIYEPERVKIQEEKPEIKTAYEVIKSIKIIDAKNVFTTEKIGFSSNLNSIIGGKSSGKSLLLFLLAKTVLSPEKFEEIKKYKNFVVYDNLEGIDCEVEWEDGQISKLSSNDNKRHIDYIPQMHLNNIAEDKEKNITFKQTIDELLHKKLGYTSELHELQSKILEKNQTLSNEIDKYFDNEKELKRLESELSLLGDKKAIEATIVMYNAELQELKSKSNLTPEDELEIKKINDLISEEEKKKTTLNNDIVLFEGTKKVFENLNLRVSNFIDEEFANVVTTLENKILLETIKVNLSKQLISTIDSFKSANPFNTETLSTNILQINENIDKLKLSLEPYNEKFNDKKKFLDTQKKLADEEEKLKKISQKEIEIVSQKSKLNLEVFISRYGELFDSYNKIIELNEPYKLIGKDLELITEIKFDTEKFYSNFSSFITKNQTLDKLFNATIYTNKNEFLYDSEKHIEKINGILLKLFEGTLSFNQYKILKEMVTYLFDDYFKVTYDLKQGYDRLESMSPGKKGIILFQLFLEISSTKTPILIDQPEDNLDNRTVYNTLNEFIKNKKLDRQIIMVSHNSNLVVSTDSENIVVANQNGREEGQVRFDYINGALENTFKSQSVSTSVLKSQGIREHVCELLEGGEIAFKKREQKYNIKKG; from the coding sequence ATGCGTGATTTTAATAGAGGCTCAGAATGGAGAAAATGGGATTTACATTTTCATACCCAATCATCTTATGATTATAAAGATAAAAGTCAAACAAATGAACAAATTATTGAGAAGCTCATAGAAAATAATATTTCTGTAGTAGCAATTACTGATCATCATATAATAGATATTGCGCGGATAAAAGACTTATCTAGGCTTGCTGATGGACGTATTACAATTTTGCCTGGCATTGAATTTTTATCTGAGACAAGAGGAAATGAACCAATTCATTTTATTGGAATTTTTCAAGAACAATCAAAGTGTAAGTTAGACTATATATGGGGACAGCTTGAAAATAATACAGCGATAAAACATATAAAAGGTGAAAATAAAGAAGAAAACGAAGTGTATTGTGATTTGGAAGAAACTGTAAAACTGATACATAAACTAGGAGGAATAGTTTCTATACATGCAGGAGGAAAGCATTCAAGTATCGAAAATATAACGCATTGTTTACCACATGCTGCAGCACAAAAAACTGATATTGCACATGCAATTGATATTTACGAATTAGGGAAAGAATCTGATCAAGATGGATATAAAAAAGTTGTTTTCCCATCAATAAAGAAAGTAATCCCTATGATTATCTGTTCCGATAATCATGATATTAAAAATTATACATTAAAGCAAAATTGTTGGATTAAAGCAGAACCAACTTTTGAAGGACTTAAACAAATTATTTATGAGCCAGAACGTGTAAAAATTCAAGAAGAAAAACCTGAAATAAAGACTGCCTATGAAGTTATCAAAAGTATTAAGATCATCGATGCTAAAAATGTTTTTACCACTGAAAAAATAGGATTTAGTAGTAATTTAAATTCTATCATAGGTGGAAAGTCATCAGGAAAATCTTTATTATTATTTCTTCTGGCAAAAACTGTTTTATCTCCAGAAAAATTTGAAGAAATTAAGAAATATAAGAATTTTGTAGTATATGATAATTTAGAAGGGATTGACTGTGAGGTAGAATGGGAAGATGGGCAAATATCTAAATTGTCAAGTAATGACAATAAACGTCATATTGATTATATCCCTCAAATGCATCTAAATAATATTGCTGAAGATAAGGAGAAGAATATTACATTTAAACAAACAATTGATGAATTGCTGCATAAAAAACTAGGATATACCAGTGAGTTACATGAGTTGCAATCAAAAATTTTAGAAAAAAATCAAACCTTGAGCAATGAAATAGATAAATATTTTGACAATGAAAAAGAATTAAAAAGATTAGAAAGTGAATTAAGTCTTTTAGGGGATAAAAAAGCTATTGAAGCTACTATTGTTATGTATAATGCAGAATTGCAAGAATTAAAATCCAAATCTAATTTAACTCCCGAAGATGAATTGGAAATCAAAAAAATAAATGATTTAATATCAGAGGAAGAAAAAAAGAAAACTACTCTGAATAATGATATAGTACTCTTTGAAGGGACTAAAAAAGTTTTTGAAAATTTAAATCTACGAGTCAGTAATTTTATTGACGAAGAATTTGCTAATGTTGTGACTACGTTAGAAAATAAAATTCTTCTTGAAACCATTAAAGTTAATTTGTCTAAACAATTAATTTCCACAATAGATAGTTTTAAATCAGCCAACCCTTTCAATACAGAAACTTTAAGTACAAATATTTTACAGATAAATGAAAATATTGATAAACTGAAACTGTCGTTAGAGCCATATAATGAAAAGTTTAACGATAAAAAGAAATTTTTAGATACTCAAAAAAAACTAGCTGATGAAGAAGAAAAATTAAAGAAAATTTCACAAAAAGAAATAGAAATTGTGTCACAAAAATCAAAGTTAAATTTAGAAGTTTTTATTTCTAGATATGGTGAGCTTTTTGACTCTTATAACAAAATAATAGAATTGAATGAACCTTATAAATTAATAGGTAAAGATTTGGAGCTAATTACTGAAATAAAATTTGATACAGAAAAATTTTATTCAAATTTTTCATCTTTCATAACCAAAAATCAGACTTTAGATAAACTTTTCAATGCCACTATTTACACTAATAAAAATGAATTTTTGTACGATTCAGAGAAGCATATCGAAAAAATTAATGGTATTTTACTAAAGTTATTTGAGGGGACTCTTTCTTTTAATCAATATAAAATTCTAAAAGAAATGGTTACCTACTTGTTTGATGATTATTTTAAAGTCACCTATGATTTAAAACAAGGATATGATAGATTGGAAAGTATGTCACCAGGAAAGAAAGGAATTATTTTATTTCAATTATTTTTAGAAATAAGCTCAACAAAAACACCTATTTTAATAGATCAACCAGAGGATAATCTTGACAATAGAACGGTTTATAATACGTTGAATGAATTTATAAAAAATAAAAAACTTGATAGACAAATTATTATGGTTTCGCATAATTCAAATTTAGTCGTATCCACAGATTCTGAAAATATAGTTGTTGCAAACCAAAATGGACGAGAAGAGGGGCAAGTAAGATTTGACTATATTAACGGGGCATTGGAAAATACTTTTAAAAGTCAAAGTGTAAGTACATCAGTATTAAAATCGCAAGGCATTAGAGAGCATGTTTGTGAGCTGTTAGAAGGTGGCGAAATAGCATTTAAAAAACGTGAACAAAAATATAATATCAAGAAAGGATAA
- a CDS encoding DUF2779 domain-containing protein translates to MTLSKSLYTRAIQCPKSLWLKKYKPEVLTPPDASAKARFETGNIVGDLACELFPDGREIPFDAHDFKSMARLTQAYLDEGVENIYEATFIYEGIVVMVDILRQTPLGLELYEVKSSTDVKPIYLHDVSIQLYVLEALGFRVGACHVVHINSGYVREEALELEKLFVVVDVTGEVRDLQGAIPKKLEAFEAYLDDKVHEPNIDIGKQCNDPYECDAKAYCWKVQRHIPEYSIFNIFNLGSKKQQELYAQNIVAIEAIPEDFAMTPIQWQKVENWKNQQTFIDHEAIAEFLETLTFPIYHLDFETFQQAVPQWNGVSPYKQIPFQYSLHVEHEDGTLEHKEFLAESGVDPRRALAEQLTRDIPLHVNILTYNMSFEKGVIASLAQLFPDLHVKLMHLHDNIKDLMLPFQKGHYVTPSMQGSYSIKYVLPALVPEMELAYKKLEGIQNGGDAMNAFASLHVKRLDEQMKVREQLLKYCELDTLAMVRVLQKLREVLNDRL, encoded by the coding sequence ATGACCCTCTCCAAATCCCTCTACACAAGAGCCATCCAATGCCCAAAATCTCTTTGGCTGAAAAAGTACAAACCAGAGGTTTTAACCCCTCCTGATGCCAGTGCCAAAGCACGGTTTGAGACGGGCAATATCGTAGGAGATTTGGCGTGTGAATTGTTTCCTGATGGGCGTGAGATACCTTTTGATGCACACGATTTTAAAAGTATGGCGAGGCTAACCCAAGCGTATCTTGATGAGGGTGTGGAAAACATCTATGAGGCGACGTTTATTTACGAGGGTATCGTGGTGATGGTGGACATCTTGCGCCAAACTCCTCTTGGCTTGGAGCTGTATGAAGTGAAGAGTTCCACCGATGTGAAGCCTATCTATCTGCATGATGTTTCCATTCAGCTGTATGTTTTAGAAGCCCTTGGGTTTAGGGTTGGGGCGTGTCATGTGGTGCATATCAACTCAGGTTATGTGCGAGAAGAAGCGTTGGAGCTTGAAAAGCTTTTTGTGGTGGTCGATGTCACAGGTGAAGTGCGAGATTTGCAAGGCGCAATTCCAAAAAAACTTGAAGCGTTTGAGGCGTATCTGGACGATAAAGTCCATGAGCCAAACATCGACATCGGAAAACAGTGCAATGACCCGTATGAGTGCGATGCAAAGGCGTATTGTTGGAAAGTTCAGCGACATATACCAGAATACAGCATCTTTAACATCTTCAACCTTGGCAGTAAAAAACAACAAGAACTTTATGCCCAAAATATCGTGGCGATTGAAGCTATACCCGAAGACTTTGCAATGACACCCATCCAATGGCAAAAGGTCGAGAACTGGAAAAATCAACAGACTTTCATCGACCATGAGGCAATCGCTGAGTTTTTAGAAACACTTACCTTTCCCATCTATCATCTTGACTTTGAGACCTTTCAACAAGCCGTGCCACAGTGGAACGGTGTCAGCCCTTACAAACAGATACCGTTTCAATACTCTTTACATGTAGAACACGAAGATGGCACTTTAGAGCATAAAGAATTTCTAGCTGAGTCAGGAGTTGATCCAAGACGTGCTTTAGCGGAGCAGTTGACGAGAGACATACCTTTACATGTAAACATTTTGACATACAATATGAGCTTTGAAAAAGGCGTCATCGCCTCACTTGCGCAGCTGTTTCCAGACTTACATGTAAAACTGATGCACCTACACGACAACATCAAAGATTTGATGCTTCCTTTTCAAAAAGGACACTATGTCACCCCAAGTATGCAAGGCAGTTACTCCATCAAATACGTTCTTCCTGCACTCGTGCCTGAGATGGAATTAGCCTATAAAAAACTTGAAGGAATTCAAAATGGTGGGGATGCGATGAACGCCTTTGCATCTTTACATGTAAAGCGTTTGGACGAGCAAATGAAAGTGCGTGAGCAGTTGTTGAAGTACTGTGAGTTGGATACTTTGGCGATGGTTAGGGTATTGCAAAAATTGAGAGAGGTTTTAAATGATAGATTATAA
- the dgt gene encoding dGTPase, with translation MIDYKQKLTTDREFYPIENLEYSIESDRGRILSSPAFRRLQKRTQVFALELNASIRTRLTHSLEVSQTARFIAKNILSILQKDGLVTYGLEGCENAFISTAEMTSLLHDIGNPPFGHFAEQTINKWIKENALPFIETFPAISDKTKELKVTLSQDLCNYDGNAQAIRVITKLQRLNLSYTQIASVVKYTRGAYEAKPQKGEPFDYLMKKPGFYYSEKGFIEKIQDKLNIKHGCRFPLTYIMEAADDISYLTADLEDSVEKGILNLDKVYELIKAECEKEGETYLLEVIQERYDQAKKNDEPYQFSMFFTLVRAKLVTSLVYHVVDIYINNHEAIFEGSFNSALLEYDKESKYYKAIKILQAISAKHIYQNKDVQTLELQGYTIINELLNIFKPLLELTCKDFEALLHDEKIECFIAMRLIKRISSKQIVAYQNDVKALDRVDEEQFELLEWYHRVRLVIDYISGMTDDFALHEYQTLLAL, from the coding sequence ATGATAGATTATAAACAAAAACTAACCACCGATAGAGAATTTTACCCCATTGAAAATTTGGAGTATTCCATCGAAAGTGATCGTGGGCGCATTCTTTCTTCTCCTGCCTTTCGTAGGCTTCAAAAGCGCACACAAGTCTTTGCACTTGAGCTCAATGCTTCCATTCGCACCCGTTTGACGCATTCGTTGGAGGTTTCGCAAACAGCACGTTTTATTGCCAAAAATATTTTGTCAATACTCCAAAAAGATGGGTTAGTAACGTATGGCTTAGAAGGGTGTGAAAACGCATTTATTTCAACCGCTGAAATGACCAGTTTACTGCACGACATCGGCAATCCTCCCTTTGGGCATTTTGCAGAGCAAACCATCAATAAATGGATAAAAGAAAATGCACTACCTTTCATTGAAACATTTCCTGCAATATCTGATAAGACAAAAGAACTAAAAGTGACGCTCTCGCAAGACCTGTGTAACTACGATGGCAACGCACAAGCCATTCGTGTCATTACTAAATTACAGCGACTCAATCTCTCTTATACCCAAATAGCCTCTGTGGTTAAATATACACGTGGTGCATATGAAGCAAAGCCTCAAAAAGGTGAGCCGTTTGATTACCTGATGAAAAAACCAGGGTTTTACTACAGCGAGAAAGGTTTCATTGAAAAAATTCAAGATAAGCTTAATATCAAACATGGTTGTAGATTTCCTCTAACCTACATTATGGAAGCTGCAGATGACATCTCTTATTTAACCGCTGATTTGGAAGATTCTGTTGAAAAAGGCATTTTGAATCTGGATAAAGTCTATGAGCTTATAAAAGCAGAGTGTGAGAAAGAGGGGGAAACCTATCTTTTAGAAGTTATTCAAGAGAGATATGACCAAGCAAAGAAGAACGATGAGCCATATCAATTTAGTATGTTTTTTACATTAGTGCGTGCAAAGCTAGTAACCTCTTTGGTCTATCACGTAGTGGATATTTACATCAACAATCACGAAGCGATTTTTGAAGGATCATTTAATAGTGCTTTACTTGAATATGACAAAGAGAGTAAATACTACAAAGCGATAAAAATCTTACAAGCGATTTCTGCGAAGCATATTTATCAAAATAAAGATGTTCAAACGCTAGAGTTGCAAGGCTATACGATTATCAATGAGCTTTTAAATATTTTCAAACCCTTATTGGAGCTTACATGTAAAGATTTTGAAGCACTGCTTCATGATGAAAAAATAGAGTGCTTTATTGCAATGAGGTTGATTAAGCGTATTTCTTCCAAGCAGATCGTAGCGTATCAAAATGATGTAAAGGCGTTGGATCGCGTAGATGAAGAGCAATTTGAACTTCTTGAATGGTATCATAGAGTACGCCTTGTCATTGACTATATTAGCGGCATGACTGACGATTTTGCATTACATGAATACCAAACATTGTTAGCACTTTAA
- a CDS encoding IS982 family transposase has product MERDIITVYCLIDEYLKVSGIKDDVRAEISNAEVLLIGYMAVNDFNGNYFKAHQYVKMMHLVKEIDYTRFLRRLVKINDVLSTLFLFLGSLFQRLNGAKIYSVDSFPVELCQITRQSRVRLWSDPSLKGYNASKGRFFYGLKVHMVVTTDKEPVMVHISQGSIHDVTAGYQFMHNLPKESITIGDKGYISSKLEAFLKRFDIVLSPIGRSNMPREDFNEYCTKRRIRKGVETAFSMITAKFGKVIKATTIGGFLTKLRLFITAYAINCFLKLSDHKKALLFN; this is encoded by the coding sequence ATGGAGCGAGATATTATAACCGTTTATTGTTTAATTGATGAGTATTTGAAGGTATCAGGGATAAAAGATGATGTTAGAGCTGAGATTAGTAATGCAGAAGTGCTGCTTATCGGGTATATGGCAGTGAATGATTTTAATGGCAACTATTTCAAAGCACATCAGTATGTTAAGATGATGCACTTGGTGAAAGAGATTGACTACACGAGATTTTTGCGCCGCTTAGTAAAAATCAATGACGTGTTGTCCACACTTTTTTTGTTTTTAGGCTCATTGTTTCAGCGATTAAACGGTGCCAAGATTTACTCCGTAGATTCTTTTCCTGTTGAATTGTGTCAGATAACGAGGCAAAGCAGAGTCAGATTGTGGAGTGATCCATCTTTGAAAGGTTACAATGCATCCAAAGGGAGATTCTTTTATGGGCTTAAAGTCCATATGGTGGTGACGACAGATAAAGAACCTGTGATGGTTCATATCTCACAAGGCTCTATACACGATGTTACGGCTGGGTATCAATTCATGCACAATCTCCCCAAAGAATCGATTACGATTGGAGATAAAGGTTATATTTCATCAAAGTTAGAAGCTTTTTTAAAACGATTTGATATTGTACTATCGCCTATTGGACGTAGCAATATGCCAAGAGAAGATTTTAATGAGTATTGTACCAAGCGTAGAATTAGAAAAGGTGTAGAAACTGCCTTTTCTATGATAACTGCTAAATTTGGTAAAGTAATCAAGGCTACAACCATTGGTGGCTTTTTAACAAAGCTTAGACTCTTCATCACTGCTTATGCTATCAACTGCTTTTTGAAGCTTAGTGATCACAAAAAAGCCCTTCTGTTTAACTAG
- a CDS encoding OprD family outer membrane porin has protein sequence MRTAELKGFRVGLGFQGQSTPWADTDTKLDHMLPWDLGASGAILSEAYLSYTMNKTVVKVGRQYFDKPLMSSDNHDVIKQAIEGVTIVSNDIPDTTLYAAYAWRMSWMKDNGVNNDFANFGKFGLLYNVIPGAEGGDYAYVVGAINKSLPDTTLTLAYGEEDKSHSLFLAQADYMPKINDSVTLVTGLQFWNTELDERSVAWADSTVYSAKLGLNVGPVGAYVAYAKINDGRGAWGVGMTDDRPRLYTSTLTDAGQFEASTQYAVDVHAFVPQIATVLGVRYVNIDLDEKGAASSQVGIGKIDQTGFYAIHNFSGSLKGLYCMGFYEIANNSNDAYSRDEIRFRVGYEF, from the coding sequence ATGAGGACGGCTGAATTAAAAGGATTTAGAGTAGGATTAGGTTTTCAAGGACAAAGTACTCCATGGGCTGATACTGATACGAAGCTGGACCATATGTTACCATGGGATTTAGGTGCATCAGGTGCTATTTTATCTGAAGCATACCTTTCTTACACTATGAATAAAACAGTCGTTAAAGTTGGTCGTCAGTACTTTGATAAGCCACTTATGAGCAGCGATAATCATGACGTAATAAAACAAGCAATTGAAGGTGTTACAATTGTTAGCAATGACATTCCTGATACAACACTTTATGCAGCGTATGCATGGAGAATGTCTTGGATGAAGGATAATGGGGTTAATAATGATTTTGCAAATTTTGGCAAGTTTGGCCTTTTGTATAATGTTATTCCTGGTGCTGAAGGTGGCGACTATGCTTATGTGGTGGGTGCGATCAATAAATCACTTCCAGATACAACATTGACATTGGCTTATGGTGAGGAAGATAAATCTCATTCTCTTTTTTTAGCACAAGCTGATTATATGCCAAAGATTAATGATAGCGTAACGTTAGTCACAGGTCTTCAGTTCTGGAATACAGAATTAGATGAAAGAAGTGTGGCTTGGGCAGATTCAACGGTTTACTCAGCCAAACTTGGTCTTAATGTTGGACCTGTTGGGGCTTATGTAGCGTATGCTAAGATTAATGATGGACGTGGCGCTTGGGGCGTTGGTATGACAGATGATCGCCCAAGACTGTATACTTCAACACTTACAGATGCTGGACAATTTGAAGCGTCAACTCAGTATGCTGTTGATGTACATGCATTTGTTCCTCAAATCGCAACCGTTCTTGGCGTGCGTTATGTCAATATTGATTTAGATGAAAAAGGTGCAGCATCATCACAGGTTGGTATTGGAAAGATTGATCAAACAGGTTTCTATGCTATACACAACTTCAGCGGTTCACTCAAAGGTCTCTACTGTATGGGCTTTTATGAAATTGCAAATAATAGTAATGATGCATATAGCAGAGATGAAATCCGTTTTAGAGTTGGTTACGAATTTTAA